The Mycolicibacterium boenickei genome has a segment encoding these proteins:
- a CDS encoding sulfatase family protein gives MTEPQQQNLLVVHWHDLGRYLGVYGHPDVASPHLDQLAAEGILFTRAHATAPLCSPSRGSLFTGRYPQSNGLVGLAHHGWEYRAGVRTLPHILAESGWHTALFGMQHETSYPANLGYHEFDVSNSFCEYVVEQATAWLADAPQQPFLLTTGFFETHRPYPRDRYEPAESGSVAVPAYLPDSSEVRDDLAEFYGSIAVADAKVGELLDALTAAGLDENTWVVFMTDHGPALPRAKSTLYDAGTGIALIVRPPRGSSIAPRRYDELFSGVDLLPTLLELLGVVIPAEVEGLSHASNLTATSTETDEIRSEVYTTKTYHDSFDPIRAIRTKEYSYIENYAARPLLDLPWDIADSPPARALGDTVLSPRPDRELYDLVADPAERNNLLGPDATDKAEAIAENLALLLNDWRQKTLDVIPSEFAGTRISERYTQTYLSIHGRPATSRSAIAADRGITDTRQ, from the coding sequence GTGACCGAGCCGCAACAGCAGAACCTGCTGGTCGTGCACTGGCATGATCTCGGGCGCTACCTCGGCGTATACGGCCACCCCGATGTGGCCAGCCCACACCTCGACCAGCTCGCCGCCGAGGGGATCCTGTTCACCCGCGCACACGCCACCGCGCCGCTGTGCTCACCGTCGCGGGGTTCGCTGTTCACCGGAAGGTACCCGCAGAGCAACGGTCTGGTGGGCCTGGCCCACCACGGCTGGGAGTACCGCGCCGGAGTGCGTACCCTGCCGCATATCCTCGCTGAATCAGGCTGGCACACAGCGCTGTTCGGTATGCAGCACGAGACGTCGTACCCGGCGAACCTCGGCTATCACGAATTCGACGTGTCGAATTCGTTCTGCGAGTACGTCGTCGAACAGGCCACCGCGTGGCTGGCCGACGCTCCGCAACAGCCGTTCCTGCTGACCACCGGGTTCTTCGAGACTCATCGCCCCTACCCGCGGGACCGCTACGAGCCGGCCGAATCGGGATCCGTCGCGGTGCCCGCCTACCTGCCCGACAGCTCTGAGGTGCGCGACGACCTCGCCGAGTTCTACGGGTCGATTGCGGTTGCCGATGCGAAGGTGGGCGAACTGCTGGACGCCCTCACCGCGGCCGGGCTCGACGAGAACACCTGGGTGGTCTTCATGACCGATCACGGGCCCGCACTGCCCCGGGCCAAGTCGACGCTGTACGACGCCGGCACCGGCATCGCATTGATCGTGCGCCCGCCGCGGGGTTCTTCGATTGCTCCTCGCCGCTACGACGAGTTGTTCAGCGGCGTCGATCTGTTGCCCACCCTGCTGGAGTTACTCGGGGTCGTGATCCCCGCCGAGGTCGAGGGGTTGTCACACGCCAGCAACCTCACGGCCACCTCAACTGAGACCGATGAGATCCGGTCCGAGGTGTACACCACAAAGACCTATCACGATTCTTTCGACCCCATTCGTGCGATCCGCACAAAGGAATACAGCTATATCGAGAATTACGCGGCACGACCATTGTTGGATCTGCCGTGGGATATTGCCGACAGCCCGCCCGCACGAGCTCTCGGCGACACGGTCCTGAGCCCTCGACCGGACCGTGAACTGTACGACCTCGTCGCCGATCCGGCCGAACGCAACAACCTGCTGGGACCCGATGCCACGGACAAGGCCGAGGCGATCGCCGAGAACCTCGCGCTCCTACTGAACGACTGGCGCCAGAAGACCCTCGACGTCATCCCCTCCGAGTTCGCCGGGACCCGCATTTCCGAGCGCTATACCCAGACTTATCTGAGTATTCACGGCCGTCCCGCCACCAGCCGATCCGCCATCGCCGCAGACCGTGGCATCACCGATACCCGCCAATAG
- the stf0 gene encoding trehalose 2-sulfotransferase, with amino-acid sequence MPDHPTAYLVLASQRSGSTLLVESLRSTGMAGEPQEFFQYLPTTSMSPQPREWFAGVEDESILRLLDPLVEGKPDLAPSEIWRDYIRTVGRTPNGVWGGKLMWNQTPLLLERAEGLPERSGPGLLAAIRDVIGSDPVLIHVYRPDVVSQAVSFWRAVQTRVWRGRADPVRDARAEYHAGAIAHVVRLLQAQEEGWRSWFAEENISPIEVSYPYLWRNLTTVVATVLEALGLDPRLAPQPVLERQADQRSDEWVDRYRRDAEKEGLPV; translated from the coding sequence ATGCCAGATCATCCGACTGCCTACCTGGTGCTCGCTTCCCAGCGCAGCGGCAGCACCTTGCTGGTGGAGTCCCTGCGCTCCACCGGGATGGCCGGTGAGCCCCAGGAGTTCTTCCAGTACCTGCCGACCACCAGCATGTCGCCGCAGCCCCGCGAATGGTTCGCCGGTGTCGAGGACGAGTCGATCCTGCGCCTGCTCGATCCGCTGGTCGAGGGGAAGCCGGATCTGGCCCCGTCCGAGATCTGGCGCGATTACATCCGCACCGTCGGCCGCACCCCCAACGGGGTGTGGGGCGGCAAGCTGATGTGGAACCAGACCCCGTTGCTGCTGGAACGCGCAGAGGGCCTACCCGAGCGTTCCGGGCCCGGACTGCTCGCCGCGATCCGCGATGTCATCGGCAGCGACCCGGTGCTGATCCATGTCTACCGTCCCGATGTTGTCTCACAGGCGGTTTCGTTCTGGCGGGCGGTGCAGACCAGGGTCTGGCGCGGCCGGGCCGACCCGGTACGCGATGCCCGCGCCGAGTATCACGCCGGCGCCATCGCCCACGTGGTCAGACTGCTGCAGGCCCAGGAGGAGGGCTGGCGCTCCTGGTTCGCCGAGGAGAACATCTCGCCCATCGAGGTGTCGTATCCCTACCTGTGGCGCAACCTCACGACCGTGGTGGCCACGGTGCTGGAAGCGCTCGGCCTGGACCCGCGACTGGCCCCGCAGCCGGTGCTGGAACGCCAGGCCGATCAGCGGTCCGACGAATGGGTGGACCGCTACCGCCGTGACGCCGAGAAGGAGGGCCTGCCGGTATGA